The following coding sequences are from one Bradyrhizobium sp. 200 window:
- a CDS encoding low affinity iron permease family protein produces MTLFIQRADRRDTLAIHAKLDELLKATHEARTELASIDEPEVIEKIRNRERREVDTRIGGESAS; encoded by the coding sequence ATGACCCTGTTCATCCAACGAGCGGATCGGCGGGATACGCTGGCGATCCACGCGAAACTTGACGAACTTCTGAAAGCGACTCACGAGGCCCGAACAGAATTGGCATCGATCGACGAACCGGAGGTTATCGAGAAAATTCGTAACCGCGAGCGGCGTGAGGTCGACACTCGTATAGGCGGAGAGTCCGCTTCATGA
- a CDS encoding GDP-mannose pyrophosphatase, with translation MDSETVHIREIETVASHKGKLLRVTFEQRRLNGEIQRREREVYDNGDSAVILPHDPHRNTVLLTRQLRLPIFLRDGTERTLEACAGKLDGALAERRIVKEMEEELGYQIAKVQRLFDLYVSPAAIMERITFFTCFYSPADRITEGGGLKEEGEDIEVVEVTLMEAASMVAAGEIVDAKTVILIQYLSDRARASQRD, from the coding sequence ATGGATAGCGAGACGGTGCACATCCGGGAGATCGAGACGGTTGCCAGCCACAAGGGCAAGCTGCTGCGCGTGACTTTCGAACAACGCAGGCTCAACGGCGAGATACAACGACGCGAGCGCGAAGTGTACGACAACGGCGATTCCGCTGTCATTCTGCCCCACGACCCCCACCGCAACACCGTGCTGCTGACGCGGCAATTGCGGCTGCCGATATTCCTGCGAGACGGTACCGAGAGAACGCTGGAGGCATGTGCCGGAAAGCTCGACGGTGCGCTGGCTGAACGACGCATCGTGAAGGAGATGGAGGAGGAGCTCGGTTATCAAATTGCGAAAGTGCAGCGATTATTTGACCTCTATGTCAGTCCGGCCGCGATCATGGAAAGAATCACCTTCTTCACGTGTTTCTACTCGCCGGCAGACCGGATCACCGAGGGTGGAGGGCTCAAGGAGGAGGGCGAGGATATCGAAGTGGTCGAGGTCACGCTCATGGAGGCGGCTTCCATGGTTGCAGCCGGTGAAATCGTCGATGCAAAAACCGTCATTCTCATTCAGTATTTAAGCGATCGCGCTCGGGCTTCGCAGCGAGACTGA
- a CDS encoding SDR family oxidoreductase, whose protein sequence is MLHYPRPPFPNQHQPMPGKTAAMNPAPDHGETSYKGSGRLNGKKAVITGGDSGIGRAVAIAYAREGADVLISYLDEHDDARETERLVTEAGRKAVLLPGDIQDPGQCRAVIAKAVSELGGIDILVNNAAHQASFQSIDDISDEEWELTFKVNIHAMFYLTKAAVSHMKPGSCIINTASINSDVPNPTLLAYATTKGAIYNFTAGLAQMLAEKGIRANAVAPGPIWTPLIPSTLPEDSVKNFGKQVPMKRPGQPVELATAYVMLADPLSSYVSGATIAVTGGKPFL, encoded by the coding sequence ATGCTGCATTATCCCCGCCCTCCGTTTCCGAACCAGCACCAGCCGATGCCCGGCAAGACTGCCGCGATGAATCCGGCACCCGATCATGGCGAGACATCGTACAAGGGAAGCGGTCGCCTCAATGGCAAGAAGGCCGTAATAACCGGTGGCGATAGTGGCATCGGCCGCGCCGTTGCCATCGCCTACGCCCGAGAAGGCGCTGACGTTCTGATTTCCTACCTCGACGAGCATGACGACGCCCGGGAGACCGAGCGACTGGTGACGGAAGCCGGCAGAAAGGCTGTTCTACTTCCTGGCGACATACAGGACCCCGGTCAATGCCGCGCCGTCATCGCGAAGGCTGTGTCGGAGCTGGGCGGTATCGATATCCTCGTCAACAACGCGGCTCATCAGGCCAGCTTCCAGTCAATCGACGACATCAGCGACGAGGAATGGGAATTGACGTTCAAGGTGAACATCCACGCGATGTTCTATCTCACCAAGGCTGCGGTAAGCCACATGAAGCCGGGTAGCTGCATCATCAACACGGCGTCGATTAATTCGGATGTACCCAACCCGACGCTATTGGCCTATGCAACGACCAAGGGTGCGATCTACAATTTCACGGCGGGATTGGCGCAGATGCTGGCCGAGAAGGGCATTCGTGCTAATGCAGTCGCCCCGGGTCCGATCTGGACACCGCTCATTCCCTCTACATTGCCCGAGGACTCCGTGAAGAACTTCGGCAAACAGGTCCCGATGAAGCGCCCCGGTCAGCCCGTCGAGTTGGCCACCGCTTATGTCATGCTGGCCGATCCACTTTCGAGCTACGTGTCGGGCGCGACGATCGCCGTCACCGGCGGAAAGCCCTTTCTGTAG
- a CDS encoding Crp/Fnr family transcriptional regulator gives MDKESIVATLLRRLDAVTGLDETDIAAIRALPIIVRSWEAGRGIVSDGDRPTECCLVIEGFCVRSKTTMNGQRQILSIHIPGDIPDLQSLYLHRMDHDLISLVPSRLGFISHAALRAMTRGNPNITEVLWRDTLIDAAMFREWIVNVGQRPAASRLAHIVVELRTRLAITGYTESGAFEMPLTQEQIGEALGITPVHANRIIKQLRDENVVDINRGRVQVLNETRLAELAQFDDRYLHQSPSL, from the coding sequence TTGGACAAAGAATCGATCGTCGCGACCTTGTTACGGCGGCTTGACGCGGTCACGGGACTCGATGAGACGGACATTGCCGCCATCCGCGCGCTTCCGATTATCGTTCGCTCGTGGGAGGCCGGACGAGGCATCGTTTCCGACGGCGACCGCCCGACGGAATGCTGTCTGGTGATCGAAGGATTCTGCGTGCGCTCCAAAACGACAATGAACGGCCAGCGGCAGATTCTTTCCATTCATATCCCCGGGGACATTCCCGACCTTCAGAGCCTATATCTGCATCGCATGGACCACGATCTCATCAGCCTAGTCCCGTCCAGACTGGGCTTTATCAGTCACGCCGCGCTGCGGGCTATGACGCGCGGGAATCCGAATATCACCGAGGTGCTCTGGCGCGACACGCTGATCGATGCCGCGATGTTCCGGGAATGGATTGTCAATGTCGGGCAACGGCCGGCCGCGAGCCGGCTTGCACACATCGTCGTTGAATTGCGCACACGCCTCGCCATCACGGGCTACACGGAATCAGGCGCGTTCGAGATGCCTCTCACGCAGGAGCAGATTGGCGAGGCGCTGGGCATAACGCCAGTGCACGCCAACCGGATCATCAAACAACTGCGCGATGAGAATGTCGTCGATATCAACAGGGGGCGGGTGCAGGTGCTCAACGAAACTAGGCTTGCGGAACTAGCGCAATTCGACGACCGCTATCTTCACCAAAGCCCGTCCCTATGA
- a CDS encoding PRC-barrel domain-containing protein — MMKNLIAIALLSTATISGAAYAQQAQPADRAAPAASAPAASSDKMMLKGKWRASKLMGLDVYNEANEKLGDVNELILDKDGKVNAVVIGVGGFLGMGEHDIAVTMDKLKFIEEPVRTSSTAPATTTRETTTGTATAPANTTTTTTTTARSANASDWTPDHAVMSGTKEQLKTMPQFKYSDYN, encoded by the coding sequence ATGATGAAGAATCTCATTGCTATCGCGCTTCTGAGCACTGCGACCATCAGTGGCGCCGCGTATGCCCAGCAGGCTCAGCCTGCCGATCGTGCTGCACCGGCCGCGTCCGCTCCTGCCGCAAGTTCCGACAAGATGATGCTCAAGGGCAAATGGCGCGCGTCCAAGCTTATGGGCCTTGACGTCTACAACGAGGCCAATGAAAAGCTCGGCGACGTTAATGAGCTGATCCTGGACAAGGACGGCAAGGTAAACGCCGTGGTTATTGGTGTCGGCGGCTTCCTGGGTATGGGTGAGCACGACATCGCCGTTACGATGGACAAGCTTAAATTCATCGAGGAACCGGTCCGCACCAGTTCAACTGCGCCCGCGACCACGACGCGCGAAACGACGACGGGGACTGCCACGGCGCCAGCGAACACTACCACAACGACAACCACGACCGCGCGCAGCGCCAACGCGAGTGACTGGACTCCCGATCATGCCGTGATGAGTGGCACCAAGGAGCAGCTTAAGACGATGCCGCAATTCAAATACTCGGACTACAACTAA
- a CDS encoding YihY/virulence factor BrkB family protein has product MGFLWRVLKAAVSGFLANDALSRGASIAFYAATSLAPVLLIVVAIAGLAFGQDAARAAISEELGKLLGPAGGEFIKSILARSSDPTSGATATVVGVVTVLITASGVFGEMRTALNATFKAKPVDEPIFSLIRSRAASLGLVAALGFMLIVSLVASAGLSALEHWSAGKALLSALNTVASLAIFTLLFAAIYKVLPDTTIYWRHLLLGAFVTAALFTVGKSVIGWYLGQAAPSSAYGAAGALIVLMFWTYYSAQIFLFGAELTKAIDDERRPAACQER; this is encoded by the coding sequence ATGGGATTCTTGTGGCGGGTTTTGAAGGCCGCCGTATCCGGCTTTCTGGCCAACGATGCCTTAAGCCGGGGAGCTTCCATCGCCTTCTACGCCGCCACATCCCTGGCGCCCGTGCTTCTCATCGTCGTTGCCATCGCGGGCCTGGCGTTCGGGCAGGATGCCGCGCGTGCCGCGATCAGTGAGGAACTCGGCAAGCTGCTCGGACCAGCAGGCGGCGAATTCATCAAATCCATCCTGGCCCGATCGAGCGATCCGACTTCGGGGGCGACCGCGACGGTCGTCGGCGTCGTGACCGTCCTGATAACGGCATCCGGCGTTTTTGGTGAGATGCGGACGGCGCTGAATGCGACATTCAAAGCCAAGCCGGTCGACGAGCCGATCTTCTCCCTGATCAGGAGCCGCGCGGCCAGCCTTGGCCTCGTGGCCGCGCTCGGCTTCATGCTGATCGTGTCATTGGTCGCCAGCGCCGGGCTGTCGGCCCTCGAACACTGGTCTGCCGGTAAGGCCCTGCTGAGCGCTCTCAACACGGTGGCGTCGCTGGCGATATTCACGCTGTTGTTCGCAGCGATCTACAAGGTGCTGCCCGACACGACGATTTACTGGCGTCACCTCCTCCTAGGCGCTTTTGTCACAGCCGCGCTGTTCACCGTCGGCAAATCGGTGATCGGATGGTACCTCGGTCAGGCCGCCCCGAGCTCAGCCTACGGCGCAGCGGGCGCGCTGATCGTCCTCATGTTCTGGACATATTACTCCGCGCAGATTTTCCTCTTCGGTGCCGAACTGACAAAGGCGATCGACGACGAGCGCAGGCCCGCGGCGTGCCAAGAGCGCTAG
- a CDS encoding DUF3618 domain-containing protein, translated as MTRSVEEIRRDSEQSRAQLAATVDRLRDQITDTAEDIRYKVSPEGIKAEVSGFISHKTQGWLDGLKQQAMDNPMQAIAAGTAIAVPALRLARGFPLPLLMIGAGLALSSKTVRDRAAEAAAPEIEKAREVMGETAARAQSLGDGMRKAMSDAESQAVGMVSEAQDAAGGMASDMRDRAAQTADAVSGKVRAGMDAASEMTKDTMEKAKDTMERARSSATNAATAAPAAASKVIRDNAALIGGLGVAIGAILAASLPSTRAEAGVMGKASDRVKRAASTATQSGFEAAKGTVLSAADAAAKSVADADLGKHASRITEGVTERLKEVADDVVTTAFDPSRNPHS; from the coding sequence ATGACACGATCCGTTGAGGAGATAAGACGGGATTCCGAGCAAAGCCGCGCGCAGCTTGCGGCAACCGTCGACCGGTTGAGGGACCAGATCACCGACACCGCAGAAGACATCCGCTACAAGGTTTCGCCGGAAGGCATCAAGGCGGAAGTGTCCGGCTTCATCAGTCACAAGACCCAGGGCTGGCTGGACGGGCTAAAGCAACAGGCCATGGATAATCCGATGCAGGCGATCGCCGCGGGCACCGCCATAGCCGTGCCCGCGCTGCGGCTGGCGCGCGGTTTCCCGCTGCCGCTGTTGATGATCGGCGCAGGGCTGGCCCTGAGTTCGAAGACCGTTCGTGACCGTGCCGCGGAAGCGGCGGCGCCCGAAATTGAAAAGGCCAGGGAAGTGATGGGTGAGACAGCGGCACGCGCGCAGTCCCTCGGCGACGGCATGCGGAAAGCGATGTCGGACGCCGAGAGCCAGGCAGTCGGTATGGTCAGCGAAGCACAGGATGCCGCCGGCGGAATGGCGAGCGATATGAGGGATCGTGCAGCTCAGACCGCCGATGCCGTCAGCGGCAAGGTCAGAGCTGGCATGGATGCCGCTTCGGAGATGACGAAGGACACCATGGAAAAGGCAAAAGACACGATGGAGCGTGCTCGCTCCAGCGCCACTAACGCAGCAACTGCAGCACCTGCGGCTGCAAGCAAGGTAATCCGAGACAATGCCGCGTTGATCGGCGGTCTGGGAGTAGCAATCGGCGCGATCCTTGCCGCTTCCCTTCCCAGTACCAGGGCCGAAGCGGGCGTCATGGGCAAGGCCAGCGACCGCGTGAAGCGTGCCGCCAGCACGGCTACTCAGTCCGGATTTGAGGCGGCCAAGGGCACGGTGCTCTCGGCTGCGGACGCTGCGGCAAAAAGCGTTGCTGACGCCGACCTCGGCAAGCATGCCAGCCGGATCACCGAGGGCGTGACGGAAAGGCTCAAGGAAGTGGCCGACGACGTCGTAACAACGGCTTTCGATCCCTCCCGCAACCCGCACAGCTGA
- a CDS encoding phage holin family protein: MSTKTDLRTISNLLGDALSQFAKLFQNEVDLAKAELGEKVQQIGGAVGLFAAGAILVIPAIVMALFALSAALIAGGWSQPLSYLISAIVAGVLAAALFTVGMNRLDARNLAPRETLRQLEKDKDTVKGMVR; this comes from the coding sequence ATGAGCACCAAGACCGATCTTCGGACGATCTCGAACCTGCTTGGCGATGCCCTTTCGCAATTCGCCAAGCTGTTTCAGAACGAGGTCGATCTCGCCAAGGCCGAACTCGGCGAGAAGGTTCAGCAAATCGGTGGCGCCGTGGGTCTTTTCGCGGCCGGCGCCATCCTCGTGATTCCGGCGATTGTCATGGCGCTGTTTGCGCTTTCAGCGGCCTTGATCGCGGGAGGATGGTCACAGCCCCTCTCTTATCTGATCTCTGCGATTGTTGCCGGGGTACTGGCGGCCGCGTTGTTTACGGTCGGCATGAACCGCCTTGACGCACGCAATCTGGCGCCGCGTGAAACGCTACGCCAGCTCGAAAAGGACAAGGACACTGTGAAGGGAATGGTGAGATGA
- a CDS encoding ferritin-like domain-containing protein translates to MAREKELKDLFLDTLKDIYFAEKKILSALPKMAKAAQSPKLKAAFEKHMAETDGQVERLEQVFASIDETPKGKTCDAIMGIIEEGKEVMDEYKGMPALDAGLLAAAQAVEHYEISRYGTLKTWANELGYADAVKLLDATLKEEKATDSALSQLAESEVNQHAETAKAA, encoded by the coding sequence ATGGCTAGAGAGAAAGAACTGAAAGATCTGTTTCTTGATACACTGAAGGATATCTACTTCGCCGAGAAGAAGATCCTGTCCGCCCTGCCGAAAATGGCCAAAGCCGCGCAGTCGCCGAAGCTTAAGGCTGCGTTTGAAAAGCACATGGCCGAAACCGACGGCCAGGTCGAGCGGTTGGAGCAGGTATTCGCATCGATCGACGAAACGCCGAAGGGCAAGACCTGCGATGCCATCATGGGAATCATCGAAGAAGGCAAGGAAGTTATGGACGAGTACAAGGGTATGCCGGCCCTTGACGCTGGACTGCTCGCTGCCGCACAGGCCGTCGAGCATTACGAGATTTCGCGTTATGGCACCCTCAAGACCTGGGCCAACGAATTGGGTTACGCCGATGCAGTGAAGTTGCTCGATGCAACCCTTAAGGAAGAGAAGGCAACGGACAGTGCCCTGAGTCAGCTCGCGGAATCCGAGGTCAACCAGCACGCCGAGACCGCGAAAGCCGCGTAA